ACCTCGTGCGAACAGGAAACGCTATATTTCCGTGATGGTCAATTCTTTAAAGGGAGTCTCTAGTCGCAGGCATGGACAAGCTGGTTATCCTAAACCGTACGGGAAAGACGCTCTTTGGTCGCCCAGTTATTTCGTCTCTTCTGTAGGAGGTGCGCCACTGGAAGTTCTTAAGTCTTATATCAAAGATCAGGAAAAGCCGTCGTAAAACGACGGGGTTTTAACCCAAATTTTCGATAATCGAATTTGGCACGTCGGTGGCATTCGCCTCGGATACCATCTCTAAACAATCGGTCAGATCGGTGAGTGCTACGATCGCACCTAACGGTAATTTATCGCCATCGATGGACAGATTGAACGCTCGGTTGAGATGGGAGATCAAGCTTTTTCCTTGCTTGCAAAGGGGACGTTTGGCGGCGTGGATGGCCAACACCCCTCGGTATTTTGTCGGCCATCCCCTCGTCTCGTAAAGTTTGAGACCGTTTGCGACCAGAGATGCCCACGGTTGCCACAAACTGATAGCTTTAATTGCCAATGCCTTAACTCCTTACTCATTTGTTCTTAAGAAATTCCCTGTACTCCGCTAGAACCTCCCGCGCTTTGGGGGAATCGATCGCTTCCAGTATCCCGTCGATTGGTCTGCCCATGCGATCGAGTTGTCGAATCTGATCCACCTTTTCAGGTGCAAGGTAGATCGATCGCTTGCGTTTACCGAATTCGACTTGATAGAAAGTCTGGAGATATTTGCGCCCGTACTTGGCCTGATGAGAATAAGTGGTGATGAAATACCCTGAACCCTCCCCCCTACGACGGCGCGGACGTTTATTCTCGGTTTCCTCTTTACTAGGGGATAAGTTTGTACTTGTTAAGAATACATCTGTATCCCCTAGTAAATCTTCCCGTTCTTTACTAGGGGATAAGTTTGTACTGGTTAAGGATACATCTGTATTCCCTAGTAAACCTTCCCGTTCTTTACTATGGCATAGAACGAGTTAGTTAGGACAGATGCCTGAAGGCTTTACTCACAGCATCCACAAGGTTTTCACTATCATTGATAATCTGACTAACATAGTTTTTCAATCTAGCCCAGAACTTTTCAATTTTGTTGAGATCTGGAGAATAGGCGGGTAAAAATAGCACTTCACATCCCGCTTTAGCTAACAATTTTTTGATTCTCTCTTTGGGATGAAAACTGGCGTTATCAATGATGATAATTTGACCGGGTAGTAGTTCGGGTAATAGCAATTGTTCTATCCACTCACACACCAACTCCGTATTACAGTACCCCTCAAACACCATTGGCGCGATAGTGGAACCACGCCACCAACCGCTGATCACACTAACTCGTTCGCTACAGTGACCTAACTTTAAAGCCTCAAATCTTTCTGATTTGTGACAATATCCATAAGGGTAATCGATGGTGTTATCTATTCCAGCTTCATCAATATAGACAAATCTTTCCGGGGCATAACCTCTGATTTTTTGGAGAAACTCTTTTCGGGCTTCTTCATCTCTTTCTCTGTAGCCATAAGTTTTTTTTTCTAGTAAATCCAATTCTTTTGAGGGCTTGACCAATTCTCATCCTACTGACTGGGTTAGCCCATTTTTGCGCCATTTTTTCTTGGGTCAAATGCCCATATTGTTCGGCAAACTTTTGAAAGGCTTCTAAATCGTCAATTTGGGGCTTCGGCCCTCGACGATAGTTAGTTTTAGCGGCCACCGTCCCAGTTTGTTTCTTCCGTTTCAGCCAGATGTCTAATGTATTACGACTAATATTGAGGGTGCGACAGACATGGCTTTTTTTCTCCCCTCGCTCTACGGCACTCACTGCTTTCTGTCTTAAATCATCATTATCGCAACCCTAAATTCGTGTCAGCCACCGATCTAACCAAACGCGAGGATATCGCCCCCCTCGACAACCCGGACGTATTAGCCCAACTGCTTGCGGCCAAGCGTTCGCCCCGGACGCGACACGCTTATGCGGGGGATTTAAAGGATTTCTTTGTCTTCGCCTTCGGTTGCGAGGAACCGACCCCGGGGGTAACGCAAGAATTCCTCTCCCTCGATCGGTTCGCTGCGCTCTCTTTGGTACTGCGCTATAAGGCTCACTTGCGGGACGAGCGGGGACTAGCGGAGGCAACGAGAAACCGGCGCTTATCGGCGATCAAGTCCCTGGTGAGATTGGCCAATCAACTGGGGCAATGCGATTTCAATCTGTCCGAGCTATCGGGGGACAAGGTGGTGCGTTACCGGGACACCACCGGGGTAAGCAAGGAAGTGTACCGCGACCTGTTGGCCGTTCCCGACCGCTCAACTCTCAAGGGGAAACGGGACTACGCCATCCTGCGATTGCTCTGGGATAACGCCCTCCGGCGGGGGGAGATCGAGAGTGCGGATATTAAGGATCTCGATACTGAGGGTCGAACGTTGGCCATCTTCGGTAAGGGTCGGGGTCAACAGAAAGAAACCGTCAGTCTGTCGCGTCCGACCCTCGATGCGCTTGTGGATTGGTTACGGGAGCGGCGGGAACTCGATATCCGTCAACCTCTTTTTATCGCCCTCGATCGCTGTAGTCGCGGTCATCGACTGACCGGCTCGGCGATCCATAAATTGGTGGCGAAAATCGCCGCTGCGGCCGGGGTGAACAAGAAAATGTCGCCCCACCGGGTGCGTCATTCGGGAATAACCGCCGCTCTCGATGCGACGGGCGGTGACGTGCGGCGGGTGCAGAAATTGAGCCGTCACGCCGATCTCAATACTTTAATGATCTACGATGACAACCGCAAAAACGTGCAGGGGGAAATCTCCGACCTGTTAGCGGGGTTGGTCTGAGCTTGGAGCAAAGCGCTGGTAGCCATATCTATCCTATAGGGCTGGCAAAATTCGCGTAAAATGTAACTAAACGGTGGTTATTGGAAATGGTTATGGAAAAGGAAGCGGTGACGATCCGATTCCCGTCTGAGTTGATGCGGCAGGCCAAGCGGCTCAAGTCCGGGAAAGAATCGTTTAACGAGCTAGTAGTGGAAGCCGTGGAGCGAGAGGTGAGGCGGCGTAAAGCCCGCTTAAGCTCACGATACCATCCAGCGATTACGGGAACAAGTGCCGCTAACTGCCCGCTCCTAGCATCGAGCGAGTATCAGGTGCGCCCCCTGGCCGTCCTTGCCCCGCAACAACAACCCACCGTCTGGAATGAGTCCGTAGCGGAAGCTGGGGGCAGAACACCCGACCACCGAATCGTTCGCGAGACGGTGGGTAAATACCGGGACAAAGGGAAAGCGAATGTTTTCGAGGTGGGGGAAGTGGTCGGTATCCTTGCCAAAGATAACCCGCGCCTGAAAGGGAAAAACAACTGTTGGGCGATCGTTACTGCCGTTCACCCGCGCTCCTGCGACCTGCGACTTCACGATGGGGCGATCGATCTGGTTAAAATCGAGTACCTCAAGGAGTTGGGCTACACCGAAGGGGACTGTCAGACGGTGCGGCGGTTGTGCGAACGCAAAGCGCTCGCTACGCGAGATCGATTGTCGAGACTGAGGGAACGCGAGGACTTGGAAGATGCCGCCCTTGCTTTCTTAGGAATCTTGGGGAAATTACAGCGACCTTACCTGAGTGCGTTAGAAGAGGAAATGCTGACCATGCTAGAGAAGTATTACGGGGTAGTGACCGATTAATTGCCGACCTTGATGGACTCGAATCGTTGGATCGAGGGTGAGATAACTGTTCACCACGATATGGTGTTTAAAGCGATAACGCTCTTTTATCAGTATGGGGAGATTAGAATTAAAAAAAAGCTCTGAAAGCGAGAGTTGGTATATGGTTAAGCCTCGACCCGCCGTGCCGACGGCGAAATTTATGTTCTCATCGGTGTCAAGTGAACGCCTGATATCTACCCTTGATGAGAACGAACTGTTCTTTGGGAATCCTCCGGACTGTAGCCAACATCACCAAAAAAGCAGAATGAACGAACCAAATTAAAGGTTTCTAGATCGAATTGAGCTAGGGTTATTCCACTCAGTAGAATTGTCGCGTCATGGTGTAGTCTTCTATATTCCCTTTGTAAGTGGGGAGCATCTTTCTCTTCTGAAGTATTCAGTAAAGACTCAAGAGTTTTTAACAAAGAATCTAGTAGTTTTAATTTTTGCATTTGTTGCTGCTTTTCTTCCTGTTTTAATCCCTCAAGCTGACTTTCTAATTCCTCGAACTGAATGTCTAAGTCATCAAATACTTCCCGTATTAAATCAGGATAGTACGCTGATAGAGAAAGAACGGACAAAATAGCTTTTGTTTGTTCATTACTTTTTAGCCACACTTTGTTTGAGAGAAACTCAATGATTT
This portion of the Microcystis aeruginosa NIES-2549 genome encodes:
- a CDS encoding YlcI/YnfO family protein; protein product: MVMEKEAVTIRFPSELMRQAKRLKSGKESFNELVVEAVEREVRRRKARLSSRYHPAITGTSAANCPLLASSEYQVRPLAVLAPQQQPTVWNESVAEAGGRTPDHRIVRETVGKYRDKGKANVFEVGEVVGILAKDNPRLKGKNNCWAIVTAVHPRSCDLRLHDGAIDLVKIEYLKELGYTEGDCQTVRRLCERKALATRDRLSRLREREDLEDAALAFLGILGKLQRPYLSALEEEMLTMLEKYYGVVTD
- a CDS encoding tyrosine-type recombinase/integrase; this translates as MRYRDTTGVSKEVYRDLLAVPDRSTLKGKRDYAILRLLWDNALRRGEIESADIKDLDTEGRTLAIFGKGRGQQKETVSLSRPTLDALVDWLRERRELDIRQPLFIALDRCSRGHRLTGSAIHKLVAKIAAAAGVNKKMSPHRVRHSGITAALDATGGDVRRVQKLSRHADLNTLMIYDDNRKNVQGEISDLLAGLV
- a CDS encoding IS630 transposase-related protein; amino-acid sequence: MSAVERGEKKSHVCRTLNISRNTLDIWLKRKKQTGTVAAKTNYRRGPKPQIDDLEAFQKFAEQYGHLTQEKMAQKWANPVSRMRIGQALKRIGFTRKKNLWLQRKR
- a CDS encoding IS630 family transposase, with product MDLLEKKTYGYRERDEEARKEFLQKIRGYAPERFVYIDEAGIDNTIDYPYGYCHKSERFEALKLGHCSERVSVISGWWRGSTIAPMVFEGYCNTELVCEWIEQLLLPELLPGQIIIIDNASFHPKERIKKLLAKAGCEVLFLPAYSPDLNKIEKFWARLKNYVSQIINDSENLVDAVSKAFRHLS